The Triticum urartu cultivar G1812 chromosome 6, Tu2.1, whole genome shotgun sequence genome includes the window gtcttggtcttgttgcaccaatatggaaacctttgcctgatgcctcaggacCCCGCGCCTATGACTACCTCCTTAACACGAAAGAGGAAACCGGTACACTGCAcccgctggcacccgcctggccttggtcgtcatggctcacgtcatgtgaacctcgcgaggtgtaccctgccttgatatctccgctcctcgggagccaacctagtgaggtcgccccccagggaggtcttggtgtcgtccacctcgtgaggcttggcccctcgcgagggtcttgagttgttgctgCCGAAGTTGGGCCGTACTAGGCCGCTGATGGAGCCACGCCACGGgacgcaggcaggcaagtctgggcacccccggtCCCAGAACACCGATAATGACTTGGCTTTCTCACACAACCTTTTCTCAGTCTTAAGCTGCTCGTGAAAGCCGACAGCTTTTTATTGGGAAAAGTAGAGCATATCCTGTCATAACCAGTGAACTAAATAACAAATATTGTGAAATCACAAGTCGGCATAGATGCGTGactcggcccttgggggctacaagaCGGATATGTTTCTATattcaagtcccaagcaattgcaagCAATCtacatggcacttgggggctaatgcaagtATTTTTTCTCATGAATGGTATTAACAAAAGACCCGACTCATCCTATAAAGAtgagccagcccttgggggctacatggtGTTTTTTCCTTTACATTATGTATGATCCAAATTTATGAAGACCTAGCTATATCATAAAAACAagtcggcccttgggggctacagtgTTCAAAAAAATTACTTgacatcactggaagacccggccCTCTTCAAAAGATGAGGCGGCCCTTTGGGGATGACACACCACTTCATTATCTATATAAACGATATATTTTCAAAGAACAGGGTTGTTATATTCATAAcaacccggcccttgggggctacagctCAAATTAGCATATCATACTTAAAGTCTTACTCATACTTATGCTTTCCTATGTCTAAGACTTAGGGGCTACATAAGTATATATAGTATTTAAAGGAGGGGAATTTTTTATACCTCGTATTTCCTTTTCAGCATGTTCACCATGCTCGCTTCCATTTCTGGGCTTGTGGATAGCTGGGTCAAATAACTCTCATGAAGCTCGGTCGCGCTGAGGTCCTCAAAGTTTGGTTGCTCAAGTTTCatttttccctttttcagacacTAGCTGCTCATCTTTAGTCACAAGCTTGGTCAGTACATTTGAGGTTTCTGGAGCTTTGAAGGCTTCTCCAGTGATGTTGACCTCCTCATTGACTAATGAGACGATGGAACAGCGTTTTCAGCCGCCTTTATTGGACTCGAGGCATGAGCAGGGTTCGACGGGTCATGATCGCCTGCCATGTCATTCAGGCCGACTTGAAAGTTCATTTCGTCAGCGATTGCTGGCTCATCTTGTTGGGGCGGCTCAACTCGTTGATTAAGGTGCACTTCTGGCGTCTCGGTTTGGGCCTCAAGGGTTGTCAAGAGTGGGTCCTCTGATTCAGGAATTTCTAGAGTCATCGATGACTCGCCAATTTTCCCCTTCTTGGCCTTGGCCCTGCAATCACAAGAATATATTCAAATATACAAAGTAATGATCATAGTAAAGTATGACTCGTTTAAAACACTTACCACTACTTGATGATCAAGGGCGGTAGTTGAGTACCGGATGAATCTCAAGATGATGGTGGAGACTCCTGATAGTTTGAAACATAAGGGTTAAAGATTGCCTAATAAGGCCGGCTTGTGGAAGAGATGAGGTTGGACTATGAGGCACCTCTGTACATCACTTACGGGCAACTGGCGCATTAGATAAACCGGCAACCTGTTCTCCAGAGCCACTCCGAGTTTGCATCTTGATGTACCATCATGTTGTGATTTCTTCAAAAGAAATTTGTATCCAAATGAGCGTCTGGGTGAGAAAATTTTACTTTCCAGATGGCTCATCTTATTTTCTTTGGAGATAAGGTATCCAGGCTGGATGAGATTGAAATTACCTCAACACCATCGGCTCGACTTGTTTCGATGTTATCCTGAGAAGAGGAGGCGTCAACAAGTTCAATAAAAAACACTACCCagagagtcaagttctacctccaACTCATCTTAAGTTGTCGGTGACTCGTTTGCAACTGCTGGCTCATTTCCTTTGGGAGCTGGCTTGGGTTTAGACTTGTGTGGTTCTCTCCTCCTCCAGAATACATCGGTCGCCTGCAGCGGTGATAGTATGGGGATCAATATTATGATAAGCAAATTAACACGCAGAATAAATAAGCAAAATACATAGGTACTTACTGGGGGCACAGGGTTCTTCAAATAAAAGGGAGCAAGCCCAGTTTTGCTGCAAGCTTCTTGAGGCTCAACCAGTTGTTTCTTGGTGGCTTTATTAACTCCAGCAATAGTCAGATCAACTTGACTAAAGCGCTGCACGTCATTTAACTCGCCAGTGTAATTGCACTTTAAGTCATTCCTCCAACTTAATGGTTAAATCCTCCAACAGTTCCAACATCGGATCAAATCAATTCTGGTGAGGTCGTTTTCCTTCAAAGCCCTTAGTCTGGGATAGAAGGGGGTTGATgaccacaattataggggatctatcgtagtcctttcgataagtaagagtgtcgaacccaacgaggagcagaaggaaatgacaagcggttttcagcaaagtattctctgcaagcactgaaattatcagtaacagatagttgtATGATGAGATAATtcataacgagtaacaagtaacaagagtaagtaaggtgcagcaaggtggcccaatcctttttgtagcaaaggacaagcctggacaaactcttataaaagaaaagtgctcccgaggacaaaTGGGAATTATtttcaagttagttttcatcatgctcctATGATTCGCGTTtattactttgataatttgatatatgggtggactggtgcttgggttctttccttccttggacaagcctctcACTTATGATTAAGCTCTCtcgaaagcatccgcaactatgatagaagaattaagataaatctaaccatagcatgaaacatatggatcgaAATCAgacccttacgaagcaacacacaaactagggtttaagcttctgtcactctagcaacgcatcatctacttattacttcccaatgcctacCCCTAGTCCCAAACAATGATGATGTGTCATGTAGTctatgttcacataacaccactagaggaaagacaacatacatctcatcaaaatatcaaatgaataccaaattcacatgattacttataacaagacttctcccatgtcctcaggaacaaacataactactcacaaagcatattcatgtgcATAATCAGGGGGGCTTAATTATCATTAAgtatctgaacatatgatcttccagcaaataaaccaactagcatcaactacaaggagtaatcaacactactagcaacccacaggtaccaatctgacgTTTTGAGACAAGGATCGGATACaatagatgaactagggtttgagaggagatggtgctggtgaagatgttgatggagattgactccctcttgatgagaggatcgttggtgatgacgatgcactactgcaggatgctgctaatgtgACACTATGATGAGAGACCCTTCGACGTCAGATTGAAACGATgtaataatcgcaaacggtggtgtaaaaaaccgtcaaaaaaggtgcaaaacatttgcgatggaggatgcatcaaacacggttcagattttagttgcatgtgtgATGCAGGGCACATGGTTCaattcaattaactgtttgcgatgaggaggaacaaaagaaacaggcagccagatgaaggtgtgtgcgatatacagcatacggttcacttggatgaactttttgtgattaggcaacacaaaagaaacggtcagctagatcaaaggtgtgtgtattatacgacatgcggttcactcggatgaactgtttgtgttgagacaagagaacagaaatggttcaatataacaagatgtgtgtgatacgcggcaaacaggtctgtaataagaaatgtgtgcgaagaccgataataacacagacggttgctgctaataagacatgtgtgttgtgcgatgggattgcatacagaacaacaacattatatacacacttataaggacatggttgcataatcaaattaaacatccacttacataggtggctactacaaccatggcatttgcacacaccaaagtaaactattacatgcataattacataggtggctactacacacatgacatttccacacaccaataaagtaaactatatattacatacatgattaactagcataaacaatcatctgatcatcatctacttcttgtgacgcttgaTCTGCGTGTGGCTCAATCCGGACTCATTgatttgggtaacgaggcacttcctcatgtcaacgatcctcCTGTGCATCTTGTAGCACGTGTACCCGCTCTTGGCTGCGAACCTGAgatgaggttcatccagttgccgcatccaggccctgtgccaggataggggacttgttccctgggcatcctgcttcatcttttcgtagtaggggtcgatgatggccgaggcgagttcgaccagggagtccttcatgctgccccagaccctatagtggtcacggatttcgataaggttcttgcaggccaagcccatAACACTAAGAGCTTTTACATTGTCGGTGGTTTCCACCATGGCGAACTTGTAGTTGGTGCtattgacaaacctgttgaaacggacgcaaggctctgtggccatgcagtagtggtagatgaggacatgatagCGCACACACAACTGGGCGACGGCAACCTTCTAATCTATGCCAGGAGGAccggcggtgtactggaggtcaatgccgaccaccttgtacttgtctcgagcaagcaaCTACTCGGCGTTGTTGATGTCGTCGTCCGCCAtggccgggtcgatggtgtacaccaccgagagatccgtctccctcgcgtgggtctcgactctatgctcgccgaactccaaTGGAGCGCCGctagacatcccctctctatgtgtcgtcgtgagtgtgcttgttgtgttgtggggcgcgatcgaaaggtttaatagactaaggttataatggccgcgagaattaaaggggaagccggacggccaggaatatcggcaggccctgatggcagttctaatttgcagcgcgtaaCACCATTGTACCGCATGTAACTACATCGCGTGGCAACGCTCCCGgtgcaaccgcatgcatatggggctCCCGACATGATCGTGTGCACGCCCAACTACTGATAGAGTGTGTGtggagggacgcgagcagagtgctccgcggtcgcctcaatggcgagcaaccatatatatatatatacccgtCTATTCtaataatattatcagaatagttattctgataacacttccgcacTGCATGCTCAATGCGAGGGCACTGCACTTTCTTTATCAAAAGCACTGCATTGCAGAGACTAGTGAACTTCGCGTCGAAAAAAACTACGCGTATTGTTTTCtcggtactgttttcgctctaattttttaaccgtttatcggaacgaggcgtgtaatatatcgttggaaagctACGGATTATGCGCAACTTCtccatgttgaacacttttcgagattccccgcggtttaagagcagtttcaaaaatGGTGCGGCCCACAAAGAGTGGCAGCGAGCGTTTTTCGCGTTTTTTCTAAACCGCTCGTCGGAATGAGGCAAATGATACACCGTTGGATAGATATCGTCAAGGCGCATCTTTTTCGTAACAATTGTTCTCTCTAATTCGttatggtttaagagcagtttcaaatttaccAAATCATGGAATTctgtttttcaaaaaaattcaaattttcgGTACTGTTTCCGCTCCAGTTTTTTAACCGTTTGTCGAAACAAGGCGTGTAATATACCATTGAAAAGCTATGGACGAGGCGCAACTTTCATGTGTTGAAATGTTTTTAAGATTCCTTATggttttaagttaattttgaaaatcgtgTGGCGGACGACGACTGGCATCGGCCGTTTTTCGTGAAATTTTTACAAACCGCTGGTCGGAATGATTCAAACGATACGCCGTTGGAAAGATATCAACGAGGTGCAGCTTTTTCATGTAGAAGACTCTTTAATTCTTTACGGTTTAAGAGGAATTTCGAATTTACCGAAATGCGGATACTCTGTTTTTCGTGACACCCAAATCGACGTGGGTACTTCATCCAactgaaaaccgcactgcatcggaCGAAAAACCTCACTGCATCACACGTGATAGAGAACTGCATGGTTTATTTTGTTCAAACATTATTTTTTCAAGGACGAGAAAGTAGAGTGCACTTCACATCGGGTGTAAATGAACCATAACACTATCAAGAAGTGAACCGCATTACTTTTTTGTGGTACGTAAATCTTCCTAAGCGAGGTGGAGTGCACTTCATGTTAAGTGTTGGTGAACAGCAAGACTATGAAAAGTGAACCTCGAGACTATCGTAAATGGGCCGTACTGCATCAGACAGAAAACCACACTTATTTAGACTAAAAACCGCACTTCATTGGACAGACAAGTGCACTGCATGATTTCTTTTTTGTGGGACGTAAATTTTCTTAGACGGAAAGTGGAGTGCGCTTCACATCGGGCGTAAGTGGACCTCAACACTTCCGAAACTAGACCGCACCGCCGCCGAAAGGGAACCGCATGACATTTTTGTTAACATTTGTCATACTTAATATTTTTCTACGAGCGTAGACTAAACGCATGGAACCGCATGACATTTTTGTTAACCTTTTTCATACTTAATATTTTTCTACGAGTGTAGACCAAACGCATGCACCGTATGGACGAAGCGAGTGAACCGTAGTGCATCAAGAAGTGAACCGCATTAATTTTTCTGCCCTTTCACATTTGGGAGTAAGTGAATCACATTGCAGTGTCGACCAAATCGAAAACAACATATCACACACACTGCTTCAAATCAAAAACCGCACTACAATGTCAACCAAGTAACTGCATGCAGGTTTGACTATACTGCTTTTTGCTATGATTCTTAAACAAGGCATGTGATACGTGCGCTTGTTCTTGAGCCCGAATGAGCTTCCAGAGAGTTCAAAGCGAACTCTCACACACATAAAAAGTGTACTGCAGTTTTTTTGgccatcattctttttagttatCTACAGAAGGAGACAACAGGAGGTGAAACAATAATTTTAGCACCACCCATGAAATCCTCCTGCAGATCCTTCAAACAGATTTCAAGGTGAAGCTCTCCAGCTCCAGCAATGATATGCTCACCAGAATCTTCAATGCTAGAGAGAACCAGAGGGTCAGACTTCGCTAGCCGCTTCAAACCCTCAACAAGCTTAGGAAGATCAGAAGCCACCTTGCACTGGACAGCAACACGCACAACAGGGGACACAAAGAACTTCATTGCCCTGATTGGGCAGGCATCAACTTCCTTCTCATTTGTCAGGGTTGCATTTCTTGGTGATGAACTGATCCAAACCAACCAAAGCAACAGTGTTATCACAGGGAACATCCTCAACCGATTCTTGCTTCTTTACCATCCAGATAACAGTATGCTGGACACTCTTCACATACAAATCCTTCTTCTGGCCAGGAACAAAGTTAGGACCCATGATACGGACCTTCATACCAGTTGCAACCCTCCCAGCAAAAACACGTCCAAAGGCAAAGAATCTACCCTTGTCATATGCTAGTATCAGTCATGCGAAGATCACGAGCAACTTCCTGGGCGATAATCCCAGCAGCTGCCACAAGGGAATCCGTAAGCGTAGAGTTGTCTGCAAACATGTAAATAATATGTGAGGACGGTGCAAAAGCATCCAGATTAATAGTTGAACACAATATACATTAAAATAGACACTTGAACATATTTAACCACTGAGAGATGTAAGTATGGCACAACATTACACTACATTGAAACAAACCATGATTAAAATAAGTTCAAAAAGGACAAACCGGGTATTTAGTAACATGGTTAACAAAATCTCGTGGGACATTGCAAACAATATTAATACAAGGACATGTGTTTTTGCGCTACTAAGTACAACCGTGTAAATTGTAATACAGTCAGCAACTAACAGGAGCATACACCAAACTGGGCAGATTTTGAGCCATGGGATTATATGCCAATAGTTACATTTAAGCTTTTCAAAGCATAAATCATTCATAAAAGCAGTAAGGATAAGCTCCAGGAGACAGCAAGGGCTGAAACTACTTATTTCAAAACAGTGAAACAGCTCATTAAATTTAACTAACTTACAGAGATCCGGTTTTTGGAAATAATATGGCACAACTAAGAGCATGCTACAAAAGGAGAGAAACTACAGGTGAGGGTGCCCGCATGCATGGACGAGATGCACTGCACGCCCGGGCGAGCTGCACTGCACGCCAGGGCAAGCTGCACTGCACGCTGGTGGCACTGCATGCCAGGGAAGGTCGCGGAACTGCATGCCATCGTACATCGTACTGCACGCCATAGTTGGCCGAACTGCACGTGAGCCGCCGGGGATGGACATGCActagacctcgccggaggtagtttgcggggagaggaggaagaaggaaaggagaGAGGGGAGGGCGGCTCGTAGGGGAGGGCAGAGAGCTCGACAACGCCGTAGAGGAAGGAGCTGCAGGAGGATCCTGCCGTATCCGTCTCCAGGAAGGCGTGGGAGGAGAGGGGTGGAGGATCTTGCCTGATCCGTGACCGGCTAGCACAGGAATGGGAGGTGTAGGAGGATCCAACCGGCGGGCAGGCACAGGGGACggatgtggaggaggatcccgCTGGATCCATCTTCGTTCAGGCACAGTAGGAGGGGGTGGAGGAGGGTCCTGCCGGATCCGTCGCCGGGCAGGCATGGGAGGATGGAGATGGAGGTGGATCCCGCCGGATCCGTCGCCGGGCAGGCATGATAGGAGGGGTGGAGGAGGGTCCTGCCGGATCCGTCGCGGGGCAGACCTAGAGGTGGGAGATGGAGGAGAGGGGGACGACTGCTGCACCGGGGGATCGCCATCGAAGGAAGAAGGCGGTGGGGCGGGTCCCGAGCGGCGACGGCGGAGGAAGGAGATGGTGGGGCGGGTCTCGAGTGGCGTCGCGGGAGGAAGGAGGTGGTACGGCGGGGCCCGGGAGCTGGTGGGAGAGGAAGAAGGGAGGAAGGAGGTGGCCGCGGTAGTGTGGGGACAGGGGCGGCGCTGGTGGTTACCGCAGTGGTGCGCCGGTGGGACGGAGCAGATGCAGGGATTCCCAGATGCAATGGGGTTCGTGGGTTTGGTGGTTGGATCGCGGATAGCGTGGAGCGGCTGTGTGGTTagtttgtactagtagctacgAGTGGGTACGAGGTGTTATCAGAATAAGTGGAGGTGTTAGCAGAATAAGGTCTTAAGGGGTGTTATTAGAATAGACCCACAGTTGAACACACAAGGAAAAGGTGTCCAAAAGCCCAGCGCGCCGATGAACGCGAGCAGAGTGTGCCAACGGACGTGAGCAGAGCGCACCGCGGCGCCTAACAGCGAGAagagcttgccgagggacgcgagcagaggcCGGCATAGTGATAGGTGGAAAATAAGACGAACTGTGCGAGcgatgtcggagacatcaagcacgaaccagattagagttgcgtgtgcgatacaTGGCATAAAGTTGATCCATCCGAGCTGTTTGTGctggaataagccgtgtgtgttgccggcaaacgcttgctggtatataaccttaaatttaacccaaaaaagtgttaatgcatgtcacaaaaattgtatagctggaaactatgttcaaatacgactccaacgatataatctttggagacatgcattcatattttattagttGAATCCTACATATAAACCAGGACgagggtatagtaggtaattaaatcacaAACGTTTTTTTATTAATAGTATGTGTACATGGCCTTTcatcctcctctcgcacgtcttgtcaccctgctgccgcagacggcttacagcgcaagcttgcgcagcgcgcgggggcattcttttggccaaacggtggtgCCACTGAATCATCCGCCACCCCACTGCCAtccaccgtggccatcacccgctccgccaccgcggcccaaaggcgggaggtggtgctcatggccgccaccccatcTTCGGCCACTGTGGCTGCCAGCCCACAGTCGACCGCCGGGATCATCACCCGCTCCACCGCCGCGGCCTgaaggcgggaggcggaggtggaggcacGCACGTGCGTCAGTGACCTTACacgctacatcgagttcctgcgagaggaggaggaggagcgcctcgtcgagcacgcaaagagTCTTACCGCAGCCGTGGCCGCAGCACACACCAacgcagaggcgaggaatcaggtgATCTACAAGCAGTCCGGCCACTACGAGAGGGATCGTCTGGAGTGGCAATGAGTGTTTGAGCTGACGAGCGTCGCTGAACGTGCAGCAGTGGCAGGCACCGTATTACATGTGTCCAGCTCGTCGGttggctcctcctcctctgcctcttactgagcacggtcggcagaggagaggctgccggaagtagcacaaagcccctccgcCGTAGTAGTAGTTTAgaggctattttgttcagttcatctgactatatatgtgtggtggaactgtacaacgtacttaaaattatcTAGTATATATAGATGagctagctatttcagtacgtggttggctacaattggggaaaagtttggtcggttcagctgtcgagttgaattgtttgtataaattaagaatgtctgcttaatctatgaatgaaatctatgttgaattactgaattttagttgcaaaaattagacaGTGCTAGTGAtatttagctgcatattttgaaaaattgcagtgttacaaggattgacaaatggcaatgttactagatcaacaaatgtcaatctttccagtttgacaaagggcaacatacccaatatgacagatgcaaatcttaccaaattgtttgtacgtggttgcacatgggtcatccaaaacaattgtttgcgttgaagggatgcacaaatcttGTGCTGCGAATTTTCCCTCGACTTAagggggaagaccatagctctcaattttcatacgggtgttctacctaaaatgtttgcgatcaaGAGATGCAAAAATCCTGCTtggcacattttctcttggcttcctggggaagctgtcggtttgcatacgggtgttctaacaaAAACGTTTGCAATCAAGAGCTACACAAATCATGCGTGGCGTACAGCTTGCACGCTTCCCGATGATCCTCTACATTAGAGTACAGCTCGCAT containing:
- the LOC125513357 gene encoding uncharacterized protein LOC125513357, which encodes MDPAGSSSTSVPCACPPVGSSYTSHSCASRSRIRQDPPPLSSHAFLETDTAGSSCSSFLYGVVELSALPYEPPSPLSFPSSSSPRKLPPARSSACPSPAAHVQFGQLWRAVRCTMACSSATFPGMQCHQRAVQLALACSAARPGVQCISSMHAGTLTYNSTLTDSLVAAAGIIAQEVARDLRMTDTSI